GGTGCCTCTTTCCTTTCCCATTCACACCCAAGAGGTGCCTCTTCCATTTTCCATTCTCACCCCTTAATAAAAACACAACAATATCTTGATGCTATGATCATTGGAAATTACGTGGATGAAGATGAAAGGAACTCCTTAACAACCTTAATTTTTTAagcatttaaattatatatactattagtttatttcttttatatattATCAGGACACTCAAAAAATATTTATAGTGAATCTTCTCAAAATATGGGATTTACAATATTGAAAATAAGATATATCACTTACTGCAATAGGTAACTAATCGAATGGTGCAAAAATTCCTTACAATGACAAAACTTGAACTCATTTTTTTATGCTATTATTGAAATTATGTGTGATTTAACTAAAATCGTGTTTGATGTGTACCGCGTCTCTCCTTCTGACTGAATGCGTAGCAAGTACTCCGAAATACCAACATCAAAAGATTAACCCATGTACCACTGTTTTCAAAAACTACATTttatagcactattggtggacgGTAACAGCTCAAGAGGTTCCTATATGGGCCTTGTTCTCGTAAAGTACTCCCTTCGTTCCGGACGCTATTTGACCCGAcatgaaatttaaaaataaagaaagactttagaaatttactatttaaaataaatcataaatatttaTATGACTAAAAATCatgtcaataataataaagtagaAAGTTTAAATTAAAATTGTTCCAAAATAAGGATGACATTATTTTTAGaacataccaaaaagaaaaatatgatacTCCTAATTCCCTCTCAATTTATGTGAAAGTATTCGGATTTCGAAGTCAAACGAATTAATATTTGACCGTAATTTTTCATatgtcttttaaatattttaaattattaattagtgACTTGTAGTATATTTTATGtagttttcaaaaatataaattttagtttgaaaattttaaaaactctatGTCCAAACTCTAAATATATCgtcaaaattaaaaagtttgaATCTCGAACTAAAAGTATCTCATAAATTGAAATAGATGAGATACATACAGAGAAAGTAATTGATATGTACTGTTCACTTACGCGGTTCTTGCTGCATGTATCTGCTTAGGGACCCTCTACATCTCTTCAGTGGGGAACAGACCCCCTTATGCATCTTTCCGTTTTTGGCGGCTGACTTGAATATTTAACAACTAAAGAAAGACTAGCGTAGTGCCTTTGTTTTTGGTTCAAAGACTAGCGTAGTGTCGCAGCTTTAAATAAGGAAtgttaaaaacaaaatattttaatatctcaaaaaatattatgaaaataattatattgtgaatgttcatttattacttcgctatagataatcttcctgaataagattattcatttagtactctgttgaagtttatctacaagcagctgatgcaggcaggttgcaagcagctcaatgaaatgatttgcagcagcttcttattaaacaggcaggttgcaagccgctcatgcagacagcttacaagcagctaaagaaaagccttgcagctgcttcctgaaaagtctcgcagctgcttcctttcttctataaatagaggagttttcagttcattatgtacatgaatttgaagttgaataatatatcagtttctctctatacttgtctttactttacagtctttattttataacacgttatcagcacgagactttgccatctcgagaaaatattttgaaagtatcaaaggtacgaactttctttttctaaataatgtcaaatctttctaaactcgAGTTTGTAGctctggatatatcgggcaaaagttaCATGTCTTGGGTACTTGATGCcaaaattcatcttgatgcgatgggtctggcagacaccatcaaagataaaaatcaggcatcaaaccaagaccgtgccaaagcaatgatattcctacgccatcaccttgatgagggcctgaaaatgaaatatcttactgttaaaaaTCTAGTCATACTGTGgagtaatttgaaagatagatatgaccatctgaagatggtcgttcttccacaggcacattatgattggactcatctaaggttacaagattttaaatctatcagtgagtataattccgctatgttcagaattatttcccaattgaaaccatgtggtgataatattactgatcatgatatgttggagaaaactttcaccacttttcatgcctcgaatatgctcctgcagcagcaatatcgagagatgggatttaaaaagtattctgaacttatctcgtgtagccgagcaacataatgggatattaatgaaaaaccatgaaagccgacctacaggttcttgtccattcccagaagtgaatgagacgaacttccaccaagctaaacgtggaagaggacgtggccccagtcgtggtcatggccgtggtcggggaggaaactctaatcgtggtaataataatgcaccaaagaaccctcctcaccaccagcagtgaaaaaggaaggaacaaaagcatgaagcggtgcaagcagcaaagccagaaaatgcatgctatagatgtggaggaaaagggtactggtcacgtacatgccgtacgccaaagcacctggttgagctatatcaagcttccctgaagaagacagagaaaaatgctgaagcaaattttatttttgaagataatttagacttcatgcatttggatgtagctgattactttgcattcccagaaggagaaacaagtcatgtgatcgatagtgaatctgtagagatgtaaatattataatttttgttatttgtagtagatagtatggttatgtaattgttatacataaataaaagttatgctttgataataatatttactatcatatttattttgtttatgtcattttgaagaatatggataatcctcaaattatgtttggatcaaagaccaatcatgaagatatttgtgtagttgatagtggaacaactcatgccatattcaaagatcagaaatacttttcttatttgcataaggaaaaagcaaatgtttctacaatttctggtaatataagtttgattgaaggctccggaagagctattgtatttctgtctaagggaacaaaacttattatcgacAATGCATTGTACTCCTCCAAGTcacgaagaaacttgttgagttttatagatatccgccgaaatgggtatcatgttgagacaatagaagaaatgaatgtggaatatctttgcattacaaagaatatttctggccagaaatgcattgtagaatagttaccaactttatcttctggcttatattattcaaagattagtacagttgaatcacactctatcgtaaaccagaagtttactgattcaaatacttttatgctttggcatggccgtttaggccatcctggatcaataatgatgagacgaattactgaaaattcgagtgggcatccattaaagaacctggagattcttacaaataatgaatttttttgtgatgcttgttatcaaggcaaaatgatcacaagaccatcaccaatgaaggttggcattgagtcccctaccttcttagaacgtatacatggggatatatgtggacctattcacccaccaagtgggttgtttcgatattttatggtcctaatagatgcatcttcaagatggtctcatgtgtgcctattatcatctcgcaacctggcgttcgcaaagttattagcccaaataattcgattaagggcacaattcccaaattatcatataaaggctattcgccttgataatgctgaagaattctcatctcaagcttttgatgattactgtctatcagttgggataaaagttgaacacccggtagcttatgttcatactcaaaatggccttgtaaagtcatttattaaacgactgcaattgatagcaagaccactacttatgaaaacaaaatttcccactactgtttggggccatgctatcttgcacgcagcatcacttatccgtctcagaccaacacattataataaatattctccgtcacaattagtttttggtcatgaaccaaatattgcccatctacgaatttttggatgtgctgtatatgtgccagtagcaccaccacagcgcagtaagatgggcccccaaagaaggttagaaatatatattgggtttgaatcaccctctattattcgctatcttgaaccattgacgggagatttatttactgctcgatttgcagattgtcgatttgatgaaacaaatttcccacaattagggggagagaaaaagaaaatcaaaagagaaattatgtgaaaagtttcatcattatctcactttgatccacgtacccctatatgtaatcaggaggtccagaagatcatccatttacagaatatagcaaatcaaatgccagacgcatttactgatttgaaaaggataactaagtcacatatccctgcagagaatgtgcctatccgaattgatgtcccagcaggaccatctattagcatgagagctagtgaacctagagcacgcctgaagcgtggtagtcctacgggttctaaggatcgaaatcctagaaaaagaaaatcgacaaatgatcaaaatgatattatgaagggatctcctgaagagacccaagatctgattagttatgagattcttgaagaaatcaataaacccgagactcaagtgagcgaggaacttttaataacgactggtgatgggattaatttaactcgatctgaaatagtggtggataatattttttgcatataatgttgcacttaacattatgcaagatagtgaggattttgaaccccgatctgtcaaagaatgtcaacaaagatctgattggccaaaatggcaaggggcaattcaatcagaattgaacgcacttgctaaaagagaggtctttggaccaatagtccaaacacctgctggtataaaaccagttggtcataaatgggtttttgtgcgaaaaaggaatgagcaaaatgaagttgaaagatacaaggctcgccttgtcgcacaaggattctcacaacgacctggagtcgattatgaagaaacatattcacccgtaatggatgccataacatttcgatatctcatcagtttagccttacgtgaaaggcttgaaatacatatgatggatgtggttacagcttatctgtacgggtcacttgataatgagatttacatgaaaattcctggaggatttaaaatgcctgaagcatattcaaaatctcgggaaatgtactcaatcagattacaaagatctttgtacggtttaaaacaatctgggcgcatgtggtataatcgcctcagtgaatatttgttgaaagagggttacataaatgatgttatttgtccatgtatttttataaagaaaatgacattagaatttgttatacttgctgtttatgttgatgacataaatcttgttggaactccagaagagctccaaaaggcaattgaatatcttaagaaagaatttgagatgaaagatcttggaaagataaaactttgtcttggactgcaaattgaatatttagcaaatgtgatctttatgcatcaatctgcctatacagaaagggtcttaaaacgcttttacatagacaaagcgcacccattgagtacaccaatggttgttcgatcacttgaagtgaataaggacccgttccgacctccagaagaggatgaggaattcctgggtcctgaaacaccctatctcagtgcaattggtgcacttatgtatcttgctaatgatacaaggcctgacatagtattttttgttaatttactagcaagatatagctcttctcctacactgagacattggaatgggattaagcatatattgcgatatttaaagggaactcttgatatgggtttgttttatactaacaaagatagtgcagatcttattggttatgcagatgcaggttatttatctgatccccataaagctcgatctcaaaccgggtacgtgtttacatgtggaggtactgtcatatcatggcgctccacaaaacagtcaattgttgctacttcttcaaatcatgctgagataatagttattcatgaagcaagtagggaatgcatatggttgagatcaatgattcattttattcaagaaaaatgtggtttggagtgtgataaaagatccacaattttatacgaagacaatgctgcatgcatagcccaattgaagggaggatttataaaaggagatagaacgaagcacattttaccaaaattattctacacacacgatcttcagaaaaatggtgacattgatgtgcagtaaatccgttcaagtgataatccggcagatttattcactaaatctttgccaacttcaacttttgagaagatggtatacaagattggaatgcggagactcaaatatttgaaacaaggttttcatcagggggagtaaaatacccgatgtactcttttttccttactaagatttttttccacagagttttccttataaggtttttaatgaggcatctagaaatgcgtattactaaatatgtatactctttttccttcactaggatttttcccacttggtttttcctagtaaggttttaatgaggcacaataccttttaatgaacatccaagggggagtgttatgaaaataattatattgtgaatgttcatttattactccgctatagataaccttcctgaagaagattatccatttagtactctgttgaagtttatctacaagcagctgatgcaggcaggttgcaagcagctcaatgaaatgatttgcagcagcttcttattaaacaggcaggttgcaagcagctcatgtagacagcttacaagcagctaaagaaaagccttgcagctgcttcctgaaaagcctcgcagctgcttcctttcttctataaatagaggagttttcagttcattatgtacataaatttgaagttgaataatatatcagtttctctctatacttgtctttactttacagtctttattttataacaaaaaagaatatttaatgtctaggttcattctttttgtttagttgcatttcaacttcatttttgtattgcttaaATTCCTCAATTGCTTCatttttactattaagtaagtaaatatagcaatatctagtactgtgtcaataaaagttatgaaatactttttcccaccgcgagatggtattgacttcatgtctcaaatatctgtgtgaattaagtctaaaggatttgaattcctttcaactgacttataagaatgtttaacatactttgattccacacatatttgacatttcgaGTTattgcattcaaacttaggcaatacttccaaattaatcatttttgcAAAGTTTTGAAGTTGACGTGGCCTAATCGTTCATGCCATAAATTAATTGACTCAAGCaagtaaaaagaagctaaaattatattcatatcaATGGAAATTACATTGTGTTTGAAAAGGCCCTCTGTAAGGCAGCCTTTTcctacatacatttcattcttactaacaACAACCTTGTCGGAAACAAAAGCATACTTATAGTCATTCTTGACTAGAAGTGATGTCGAGACTAAATTCTTCCGCATTCCAGGAACATGAAGGATATCATTTAGAGTCACAATCTTGCTAGAAGTCATCTTCAAAGTTATCTTGCCCGTTCCTTCAATTTTTGCAGTAGCGGAATTTACCATAAAAACTGTCTCGTTGGGTCCAACGGGAACATAAGAAGTAAACaactccttgttagcacaaaTATGACGAGTTGCCCCCGAATCAATCCACTATTCTCTAGGATTTCCGACTAGGTTGCACTCCGAAATCATGGCACATAAATCTTCTATTTCATCATTCTTCTCAATCATGTTGGCTTGACTTTTCTTCTTGTCCTTCTTTTGTGCACGACATTCAGCAGCCTTGTGTCCAACATTTCCATAGTTGTGGCAATTACCTTTGAACTTCTTTTTTCTTGGGTAATTCTTTGGACCAGAcgacttctttctctttttgctcgTTGAAGCTTCCTCAACAATATTTGTACCCATAATTGTTGAATTTTCACGAGACTTCTTCTCAGCAGCCTTGTTGTCCTCTTCAATCCGTAGACGAACAATAAGGTCTTCAAGCATCATCTCTTTGCGCTTATGTTTTAAGTAATTCTTAAAGTCCTTCCATAGCGGAGGTAGCTTTTCAATAAATGCCCcaacttgaaatgcttcatttatgaccataccttcagcaaggaggtcatgaacaataacttgcaaTTCTTGGACTTATGTTATGACAGATTTACCGTCAACCATTTTGAAATCCAGAAATTTAGCGGCCACAAACTTCTTTAATCTAGCATCTTCAGTTTTGCAATTCTTTTCAAGAGCATTCCACAATTCTCTTGATATTTTCATGACTCTATAAACATTGTACAAGTCGTCTTCCCAGCAACTTAAAATATAGTTTTTGCATAAGAAGTCAGAATGCTTGTATGCCTCAGTGACCACAAATCGCTCATTTTCAGGAGTTTCTTCTCCCAGAATTGGAACGTCTTCGCTGATAAAGCGCTGTAAACTGAGTGTGGTCAGGTAGAAGAACATTTTCTACTGCCAATGCTTAAAGTCCACACCGGAAAACTTTTCAGGTTTTTTCTGTCGGTGCCATTGCCGGTGCAGGAGTTGTGCGACTTGAAGACGCAGTTGCCATTGCAGCAGTAGTCCCAACATAACCATTTTGTTGTTCCGCACTTGTTGtcatttttctgtaaaagaaattGACAAACAGAATTAGTATCtcggtgaagtttttatatcttcaaaccgaATACAAGCAACCGAGTTTTTATATCTCGGATTGAGTAGAAAGTCACAAGCACCTTAATCTCAAACTGGAGTAGAAAATCcgaagattttaatctccaaaatgGGAGTAGAAAATCAATAAGATTTTAGTCGCCCAAAACAGAATGTAAGAtgaatacagaaataaatattaaattctttAAGCTTGTTGTCACTCTGTATTCAAAATCACTAAATCAATAAAcgttagtttaaaaaaaaaaagcagagAAAATTCCGAGCCCACAAGTTTCTtgtatttccttaaggaatttaatcccctcacaaTGCCCAAGGTTGCggattaattcctcccaggatagaacggaataactattctgtgatagCAGCATTTTAAATTACAGAATTTTGGCGAACTCAAATGGCGGAACAAATCACACAAAATGCTTACGTTTTGCTTT
This DNA window, taken from Nicotiana tabacum cultivar K326 chromosome 15, ASM71507v2, whole genome shotgun sequence, encodes the following:
- the LOC107820737 gene encoding uncharacterized protein LOC107820737; this translates as MFFYLTTLSLQRFISEDVPILGEETPENERFVVTEAYKHSDFLCKNYILSCWEDDLYNVYRVMKISRELWNALEKNCKTEDARLKKFVAAKFLDFKMVDAFQVGAFIEKLPPLWKDFKNYLKHKRKEMMLEDLIVRLRIEEDNKAAEKKSRENSTIMGTNIVEEASTSKKRKKSSGPKNYPRKKKFKGNCHNYGNVGHKAAECRAQKKDKKKSQANMIEKNDEIEDLCAMISECNLVGNPRE